The Rhodococcus sp. ABRD24 genome contains the following window.
CGTCGGCCAGCTGCTGCGGGACGCGGGGGCCAGCTACCCGTGGGAGGGTGACCCGTCCACCGGCAGCCTCCAACTGAACTTCGAGACGGTGTACACGCAGGGTGGCACCGCCCCCACCTGGATCGTGATGAGCGACTGGGCGAGCACGGCCGACGCGACCGACGAGGATCAGCGCTACGGACAGCTGACCGCGGTCAAAGACGGGCAGGTGTGGTCCGGCACCAAGGATGTGGGCCCCGACGGTGGAAACAACTTCTACCAGCTCGGTGTCCTGCGCCCCGACCTCGTCCTCGGCGACCTCGTTGCGATCGTGCACCCCGAACTCTCCCCCGACCACGAGTTCGCGTTCTACCGGCCGGTACCCCGGGCATGACGACACTCCTGACCCGCCCTCCGGCCCCGCATACCGGGGCGGCGGGCGGGCGGGACGCCACTGCCCGGCCCAGAGCCTTCTCCCGTAGAGCAGCTGTCGCGATGGCCTGCCTCATCGCGGCCACCGCGGCACTGTTCCTGCTGGCGCTGGTCCTCGGACCGGTCCGCGTCCCGCTTGCCGACACGATCCGCGTCGTCCTCGGTGCCGAACCCTCGGACCCACGCTGGCAGGTGGTGGTGCACGAACTACGACTGCCACGCGCGCTGACTGCGGTCATCGCCGGTGCAGCCCTCGGCATAGCGGGACTGCAGATGCAGACCCTGTTCCGCAACGCGCTCGCCGACCCCTACGTGCTCGGCGCGAGCTCAGGCGCGAGCCTCGGTGTGGCGCTGGTCGTCATCACGGCCGGCACCGCGGGATCCGCATCCTTCACGGCCGGACTCGCCGGAATGGGACGGGCCGGCGTCGTGCTGGCCGCCGCGAGCGGCGCGGCCCTGGTGCTGCTGCTGGTCCTGCTCCTCTCGCGCTGGGTCCGCTCTTCCGTGACGTTGCTCCTGGTCGGCGTGATGGTCGGATCCGCTACCACCGCGGTCGTCAGCGTCCTGCTGGTGTACGCCGATCCGGTACGCGCGCAACTGTTCCTGCTGTGGGGGCTGGGCAGCTTCGCCTCGACGACGTGGTCCGACCTGGCGCTGATGGCACCGATCGTGATCGCCGCCGCAGCGGCGGCCCTGGCCACCGTGCGCCCTCTCAACGCACTGCTTCTCGGAGAGGGCTACGCCCGAACCATGGGCATCGATGTCCGTCGTGCACGGCTGATCACACTGCTGGCAGCCTCGTTGCTCGCCGGCGTCACCACCGCGTTCTGCGGACCGATCGGATTCCTCGGACTCGCGGTCCCGCACCTGGCACGCCTGGCCATCGGTACCTCGGACCATCGGGCACTGATGCCCACGGTGATGTTGATGGGTTCCGCGGTGGCACTCGCCTGCGGCATCGTCAGCCAGGTCCCGAACAGCGACCGAGTACTTCCACTCAACGCGGTGACCGCGATGATCGGCGCCCCCATCGTGATCACCGTGCTCATCCGGGCTCGACGCGGAATCGATGGAGCCTCCCTGTGAACCCCGACACCACGAACTCGTCCGCACCGGCGGAGTCCACCGGCGACGTCGCCCTACGGCTGTCCGGAACCACCACCGGTTACTCGACGCGGCGGACCTTTCGCCCATCTGTCGCCCGGGCCGTCACCTCCGGGCTCTGTGCCACCGCACGGCAGGGTGAACTGACCGTACTGCTCGGCCCCAACGGCAGCGGCAAGTCCACACTGTTGCGCACGATCTGCGGGTTGCAGCCGGCGCTCGGTGGCCAGATCACGCTGGGCGGCAGGAACATCCGCGACATGGCGGCCGACGAGATCGCCCGGGCGATCGCCGTGGTGCTCACGGAACGGGTCGAGCCCGGAATGCTGTCCGGCCGCGAACTCGCCGGGCTCGGCCGTACCCCACACCTCGGGCTCGGCGGCAGGATGAGTCATCACGATCACGAGGTGGTGTCCTGGGCTCTGGACGCGGTGGGCGCGAACCACCTCGCGGACCGTCCGGCCGCCGAGATGTCCGACGGCGAACGACAGCGGATCCTCAGCGCCCGCGCCCTCGCGCAGGAGCCGACGCTACTCGTTCTCGACGAACCGACCGCGTTCCTGGACGTCCCGTCCCGGGTCGCGCTGGTCGAACTGATGCGCCGGGCGGCCCGCGAGCACGACCTGGCCGTGGTGATGTCGACGCACGACCTCGAACTGGCGCTGCGGGTCGCCGACCATGTGTGGCTGCTCGACCGTGCCGGCCGACTCGACACCGGGACCCCTGAACAGCTCGCACTCGACGGCCGCATCGGCGAGGTATTCGATTCGCAGGCAATGCGATTCGATGCCGGTACCGGAGTATTCGTGCTCGATTCGACGCGCGGCGAGCAACAACGCGGGGTCAGGGTGTCGGGTACCGACCCCGCCGCGTCCGCAGTAACCCGCCTGCTCAGCCGAGAAGGATTCGCCGTAGCCGCAGCCGGGGAGGATGCGCATTTGTCCATCGAGGCCGATTCCGGAACCCGGGTGGTGATCCGGGCCGACGGGCAGACCCGAAGGCTCTCCGGACTCGACTCCCTCCCCGACGTACTGCGTGCACTTCCTGAATCGGCGCTGCGCGTAGTGGAACCCACCGAGATCGTCGGCACACTGGCCGAGATCGCAGCCGTCAGTCCATATCTCGCGACGACCACCGGCGAGCCCGGACCGGGACACTGGCGGCCGGTCCGCACCCTGTACGAGAACGCGGGCGTACTGGCCGAAGCCGTGGCCGACGTGCGGGCCCGGATAGGCCCCACCGAGTCTCGGGTCGCCGCATCCACTCTGTTCTTCGGATATGCCGCACGGCTGTGGAAGTCGGCGCTCGGCGGCGTGATCCTGACCGGCCGGTTGCCCGATCTCGATCCCGACGACCTGGAATGGATCTGCGAAGAAGGGAGAATCAGCCTGAACCTGCGAAACCCGCAGGGATGGAAGGGCGGTGACCTGACCGAACTGGCGAGGGAGATGGTTCTCGACCGCCACCTCGCACCAATGATCGATGCAATCCGGAACGCTGAACCGATGTCTGCTCGACTCCTGTGGGGCAACGTCGCGTCCGCGCTGATCGGCGCGGCCCGCGTCATCGACGATGGATCCAGCGCCGACACCACCCACCGCGCGCAACTTGCCACCGAAGCCATCCTCCGCGATCCCCGGCTGACCGGCGCACTCGAACCCGAGCACACCGGCTACCGCCGCCGTAGCTGCTGCTTGTTCTATCGCACCCCGGGCGCCGGGTACTGCGGAGACTGCGTGCTCACCCGCCCCACCCACGACGAAGAGGTAACCGCATGACTGCCACAGAGCCGATCGAGATCACGACCGAGAGCGGGCGCCGCGAACAGCGTTGGCCGTTCCCGACCGACGAGAAGTCGTTGCTCAGCCTTGTACACATCCTGTTCGAGGAGCACTGGGACGACATCTGGTTCGGCAACTTCGCCGAGGGGGCCGCGTGGGAGGTGGCCGCCCCCAATGCTCCCGAACGGATCTCGATGTTCGACGGTTACGTCACCGTCGACTTCGGCCGTTGGCACTTCCACCTGTGCATCGGTCAGCACGAGGCCAGCGGCCCCGATCTCGGACGGATTCGCCGCTGCTCACGCGCGGAGATGTACCGGACGCTGGACACAGACGGAGCTCCGAGTTCGTGGGGCTTGCGTCTGTTCAACGGCCGCGACGACCAGCTGATGACCGCGATGCTGCCGAACCCGTTCCTGACCAACCGGCAGAAGCTCCGGGACGAACCGGACTGGTCGCAGCTCGAGCTGTGGGACCGTCTGCGCGAGGAGTTCCTGGGCATCGGGCCGGACACCGCGGATCGCCAGGGGAAGGGATTCGGCCAGCGCGCAGAGTAGACCGCCGCCGCAATCAACGAAGGGCCGTACCGGATTCCGGTGCGGCCTTTCGTTGAGGTTGCCCCGACGGAGAATTGCGGCCGACCGGAGTCCGGCTCGCCCGTGTCGATCGCGTCGCCGATGCGCGCCTACCGCCCGTCGGGCTCCGGCTCCCCGGGCCTGCGAGCCAACTCGTGCAGCATCGCGTCGGACGACTTCCAGTGACCCGCCCGCCGGAACTCGTCGAGAGCCGCGTCGAATGCGTCGGCGAGCCACTCGTGCCGAGCCTCGGAGAGGAGCTCGTCACCGACCTCGCGCTGACCGACGAAGCGGACCCGCCAGACCTCGCCCGCATCCGGATCTGCACTCAACCCACTCTCGGAGTTGGTTGCCAACGCATAGACACCGAACGCGAAATCGACCCGGATTGCGTACTCGCCGTCGGCGTTGACCACGTTGACCGGGCGGTGCGTCGCGGCGGCGAGGGCAACCAACGCGTCGGCATACTGCTCGGAATGTTCCTGCCTGCGGGGCACGTCGTGCTCTCCTCTTCACTGGAGGCCGATGCATCGGCTGTGGCGGCGGCTCATACGGACCGGACCCCCTTTCGAGGTCCTGGAAGTCTCGTTTCGCCGTATCGATCCTATTTCACGATCGGTCGAATCGATACCGCCCGACGACGCGCAGGCGCTCGCACCGGTCAGCAGCAGGAGGTACCGGCCGCGCGATCTTCGGCCGAACCGCAGCAAACTCCGTCCTGCGACTCGTCGCCGGAGTCGTCATGCCGCGGACCCGACCCGAAGGTCTCGGAGTCGGCGAGCACGGTGTAGATCTCCCATTTCTCCCCCGCCGGACCGGTCACCCACACCTTGTCCTGAGTGGCGAAGCAACAGGTGGTGCCGATCTCCTCATCGGTGAACAGTCCCTCGCCGGTGAGCCGGGCGATTTCCTCGTGCACCTCGGCGCTGGATCCGACCTCGACGCCCAGGTGGTTGACCGTCCCGCCGTTGCCGGGATTCTCGAGCAGGACCAGCTTCAGCGGCGGGTCCACAATGGCAAAGTTGGCGTACCCCGGCTTCAGCTTGGCCGGTTCGGTTCCGAAGAGCTTGGAGTAGAACGTGACGGCTGCATCCAGATCGTCGACGTTGAGAGCGAGTTGCGCGCGGGACATGACGAACCTCCGACTGATGTGACATATATCGAATTACCTCCCCATAGCCTCGCACTATTTCGATATATGTCAAGTAGGTGTGTCATGATCTGAGCATGCCCAAGACACTCCCGGCGATCGACGTGAGCGCGCCGATCTGCTGCGCGCCGGTGTCCGCCGCGCCGATGAGCGACGATGCCGCTCTCGAAGTTGCGCTCCGCCTGAAGGCACTGGCCGACCCGGTTCGCATCAAACTCATGTCCATCCTGCTCACTGCAGGCGACGGCGAGGTCTGCACATGCGACCTGGCCGTCGCCGTCGGCCTGGCCGAGTCGACCGTCAGCCACCACCTCGGGCAACTCAAGAAGGC
Protein-coding sequences here:
- a CDS encoding iron ABC transporter permease; the encoded protein is MACLIAATAALFLLALVLGPVRVPLADTIRVVLGAEPSDPRWQVVVHELRLPRALTAVIAGAALGIAGLQMQTLFRNALADPYVLGASSGASLGVALVVITAGTAGSASFTAGLAGMGRAGVVLAAASGAALVLLLVLLLSRWVRSSVTLLLVGVMVGSATTAVVSVLLVYADPVRAQLFLLWGLGSFASTTWSDLALMAPIVIAAAAAALATVRPLNALLLGEGYARTMGIDVRRARLITLLAASLLAGVTTAFCGPIGFLGLAVPHLARLAIGTSDHRALMPTVMLMGSAVALACGIVSQVPNSDRVLPLNAVTAMIGAPIVITVLIRARRGIDGASL
- a CDS encoding ATP-binding cassette domain-containing protein; translated protein: MNPDTTNSSAPAESTGDVALRLSGTTTGYSTRRTFRPSVARAVTSGLCATARQGELTVLLGPNGSGKSTLLRTICGLQPALGGQITLGGRNIRDMAADEIARAIAVVLTERVEPGMLSGRELAGLGRTPHLGLGGRMSHHDHEVVSWALDAVGANHLADRPAAEMSDGERQRILSARALAQEPTLLVLDEPTAFLDVPSRVALVELMRRAAREHDLAVVMSTHDLELALRVADHVWLLDRAGRLDTGTPEQLALDGRIGEVFDSQAMRFDAGTGVFVLDSTRGEQQRGVRVSGTDPAASAVTRLLSREGFAVAAAGEDAHLSIEADSGTRVVIRADGQTRRLSGLDSLPDVLRALPESALRVVEPTEIVGTLAEIAAVSPYLATTTGEPGPGHWRPVRTLYENAGVLAEAVADVRARIGPTESRVAASTLFFGYAARLWKSALGGVILTGRLPDLDPDDLEWICEEGRISLNLRNPQGWKGGDLTELAREMVLDRHLAPMIDAIRNAEPMSARLLWGNVASALIGAARVIDDGSSADTTHRAQLATEAILRDPRLTGALEPEHTGYRRRSCCLFYRTPGAGYCGDCVLTRPTHDEEVTA
- a CDS encoding Rv2640c family ArsR-like transcriptional regulator; the encoded protein is MPKTLPAIDVSAPICCAPVSAAPMSDDAALEVALRLKALADPVRIKLMSILLTAGDGEVCTCDLAVAVGLAESTVSHHLGQLKKAGMVEPTRRGMNVYYQPRADALDALRLVLDPNCCR
- a CDS encoding ArsI/CadI family heavy metal resistance metalloenzyme, which translates into the protein MSRAQLALNVDDLDAAVTFYSKLFGTEPAKLKPGYANFAIVDPPLKLVLLENPGNGGTVNHLGVEVGSSAEVHEEIARLTGEGLFTDEEIGTTCCFATQDKVWVTGPAGEKWEIYTVLADSETFGSGPRHDDSGDESQDGVCCGSAEDRAAGTSCC